The DNA segment GATGGGCATAGAAATATACTAAAGCTGCCGGAAAAACCCAAATACATATAACAAAAGAAACTAAAGAAAACGGCAATATTTCTTGCTTAATCTCAAAATTCAAAGTATGCCAAATAATAATGGCAAGCAATATTTCTAAAAGCAATATCAGAGCTGTATTGCCGTGCTCTCTCAAATGCTTATATGATTCTGTAAACTCTTTGGTTATTTCACCTTTTTTCCCTCTCTGTATAGCTAATTTCATTAAGTGCTCTTTATATGAGTTAAATTCTTTACATAATAAATGTATTAAAATATACGAAAACAACAATACAGGAAACAAAAAATATCCTATTGCACTTATCCCAAACCCTAAGATTTGAAATAAACCTGAAATAATTGCCATTAAAAATAAAATAATTATTAAGGTTTTACAATAAAGTATTCTTTTCGGCTCATTCATAAGTAAATGTCTGATTGCATGAATAACCAAAACCGGATAAGAAGCGATATAGCAATATAATGTACCGAATAACAACCAACCAACTAAGCTGGCTGTATTAAATTTATCTGCGCTACCAAATTTCAACATGGGTAAATAAGCTTCTATGATTCCTTGCTTACCAACACTTAAATTAGCTCCCAATACTTCATATCCACTAAAACTAAAATAATTTATCAACACCCCATCTTCGCTAATTTTAATATGCTGATTAAACCACATTAAAATAAACATTCCGGCAATTGAAGGTACTAAATAGCGGACTAAATAGTTTTCCCACCATCGTGTTCCATTGCTATTACTCATATTGTTTCCTTTTTAGTCAGTTTAATAAAAGTCGATCCGGCCTACGGCAAATCAATGCGCCTCTTCCCAATTCTCCCCCACACCCACTTCGGCCACCAGCGGCACGCCCAGCATGCCATTGGCCACGCCGGCCATAATCTCGGGCAGTTTTGTTTTCACTAAATCCCGTTCTGATTCGGGCACTTCCAGCACCAATTCGTCGTGCACTTGCATGATGAGTTTGCTTTGGAGGCCGTCTGAAACGAGCCAGTTGCGCACGGCGATCATGGCGCGCTTGATGAGGTCGGAGGCGGTGCCTTGCATGGGGGCGTTGATGGCGGCGCGTTCGGCTCCGGCGCGGGCGTTGGCGTTTTTGTTGTGGATGTCGGGCAGGTAGAGGCGGCGGCCGAACAGGGTTTCTACGTAACCTTGGGCGGCGGCTTGTTCTTTGGTGCGCTGCATGTAGTCGGCCACGCCGGGGTAGCGGGCGAAGTAGCGGTCGATGAAGTTTTTGGCGGAAAGGTTGTCAATGCCCAGTGATTTGGCGAGGCCGTATTGGCCCATGCCGTAGATGAGGCCGAAGTTGATGGTTTTGGCGTAGCGGCGCTGTTCGCTGCTCACGTTCTCTTGGGCGACGCCGAACACTTCGGCGGCGGTGCGGCGGTGGATGTCTTCGCCGTTTTTAAAGGCTTCGATAAGGGTTTTGTCGCCGCTTAAATGTGCCATGATGCGCAGTTCGATTTGGGAATAGTCGGCGGACACGATTACGCTGCCTGCGGGGGCGGTAAAGGCGCGGCGCACGCGGCGGCCTTCTTCGGTGCGGATGGGGATGTTTTGCAGGTTGGGGTTGTTGCTGGCGAGCCGCCCGGTGATGGCGACGGCTTGGGCGTAGGTGGTGTGCACGCGGCCGGTGTGCGGGTTGATCATTTCGGGCAGTTTGTCGGTGTAGGTGGACTTGAGTTTGGCCAGGCCGCGGTTTTGTAAGATGATTTTGGGCAGCGGGTAGTCGAGCGCAAGCTGTTCGAGCACGGCTTCGTTGGTGGAAATGCCGCCGGACGCGGTTTTTTTCAGCCCTTTGGTGGGAATGCCCATTTTGTCGAACAGGATTTCTTGCAATTGTTTGGGCGAATTGAGGTTGAAGGGCTGGCCTGCGGCTTCGTAGGCTTGCTGCTCCAGTGCCAGCAGTTGGGTGCCGAGTTCATGGCTTTGTTGGGCGAGTTCGTTTTTATCGATGAGTACGCCGTTGCGCTCCATTTCAAACAGCACTTGGGCCACGGGCAGCTCCATGTTTTGATACATTTCCAGCTGTTTTTCGTCCATTTGTGCTTTCAGCCAGCCTTCGATACGCAGGGCGAAATCGGCATCTTGGGCGGCGTATTCGGTGGCTTGTTCGAGGCCGACATCGGCAAACGAAATCTGCTTGGCACCTTTGCCGCACAGGGATTCGTAGGTGATGGTGGGCAGGCCGAGCCAGCGTTCGGAAAGTTCGTCGAGGCCGTGCCCCAAGTGGCTTTCGATAATATAAGATGCAAGCATGGCATCGCCGGCAATGCCGTTCAGCTCAATGCCGTAGTTGGCGAAAATGTGTTGGTCGTATTTGAGGTTTTGGCCGATTTTTTTCAGACAGGCATTCTCCAAATGGGGTTTCAGACGGCCTAATACGTCTTGCAAATCAAGCTGTTCGGGCGCGGCGGTGGGTGTGTGGCCGAGCGGGATATACACGGCTTCGCCTGCTTTGAAAGCGATGCTGATGCCGACGAGCTGGGCTTCCATCGGGTTGAGGCTGGTGGTTTCGGTGTCGATGCCGATGGTGTCGGCTTGCGACAATTTGCTCAGCAGGGCGGCGAATTGGCTTTCGGCGGTAACGGCTTGATAATCCAGCGTTTCAGGGGCTTGGACGATGCCTATTTCCTTTTCAGACGGCCTCTCGGCAGCAAGCGCAGCCTGTTCGCCGATATGCGCCACGCCGAACAAATCGCTGTTGCCTTCGTGCATGCGCTCTTCGGCTTCTTTCAGCCAAGTGCGGAAGTTGAGGCGTTTGAATTCCACCGCCAGTTGCGACCATTTCGGCGTGGTGCGGCGCAGGCTTTCGAGGCCGTCTGAAAGATCGCCGTGCAAATCCACATCGGTTTTGATGGTCACGAGTTGGTAAGACAGGGGCAGCTGCGGCAGCGCGGCTTGCAGGTTTTCGCCGACTTTACCTTTGATTTCAGACGCATTCTCCATCACGTTTTGCAGCGTGCCGTATTGATCCAGCCATTTCACGGCGGTTTTGGGGCCGCATTTGTCCACGCCCGGCACGTTGTCCACCTTGTCGCCGATTAAGGTCAGATAATCAATGATTTGGTCGGGGCGCACGCCGAATTTGTTTTTCACGCCTTCAATGTCGAGCTTTTCGTTGCTCATGGTGTTGACGAGGGTAACGTGCTCGGACACCAGCTGCGCCATATCCTTATCACCGGTGGAAATCACCACGTTCCAGCCCGCTTCCTCGCCTTGCTTGGCCAGCGTGCCGATCACGTCGTCGGCTTCCACATCCGGCACAATCAGCACCGGCCAGCCCATCAGCCGCACCAGTTCGGGCAGCATTTCGGCTTGCGGGCGCAGTTCGTCGGGCATCGGCGGGCGTGTGGCTTTGTAGTCGGGATACATCTTGTGGCGGAAATTTTCGCCTTTGGCATCAAACACCACCGCGCAATAGTCGTGCACATAATCGGCACGCAGGCGGCGCAGCATGTTGAGCACGCCGTAAAGCGCGCCGGTGGACGTGCCGTCGGGCGCGGTAAGCGGTGCCATGGCATGAAACGCGCGGTAGAGATAGGAAGAGCCGTCAACAAGAAGAAGGGTTTGGGACATGGTAAGGCCGTCTGAAAAGGTTATAGATGGGTGGATTATAACGGAATCAATCAGAAACGGCGGCGGACGGGGCGATTGCCTCCCTATCGATTCAAGGCCGTCTGAAAAACATGAACCCTCACTTTTCAGACGGCCTTAGACAGATTGGTTTGGCACTACCCATGCTTCGTTCCATTCAAAAAAACGGCGGCGAAACGCTGTTTTGAAACAAGGCAAACTCACACCGCACACGGGCTAAATTTCATAGCCATAGGTAATAAAAACACACAAATCACACCGAACAGCCCCCAATCCCTACCGTCAGCCCCGGCTTGCTTCCCATGCCGTCTGAAAAACCTTAAAATGCCCAATCCTTTAATAATAACGTTCAATTACAACACTATGCCCGTCTGCGTCTGTCCTCACTGCAAAACCCGTTTGTGGGTTAAAGATACGCAACTGAATGTTGCGCAAGGTTTCGTGGTTTGCCGTAAATGCGAAGGCTTGTTTCAGGCCAAAAACCATATTGCCGAAACACCGAAAAACATCGACCCCAGCCTGCTGTTGAACGCCGTTACCGATACCAAACTCGTGCATTCCATCGGCCCGCAGGTGCGTACGCGCAAAACTTTGTCGAAAAATGAAATTGCCGACCTGCTCGACAATATGCTGGTGAGCGATGCCCGCAATTCCGCCAAAGCCGCCACCGCCGTTAAAATGAAAAGCGCATCCAAACCGCAGCCGCCGCAGATACCGGGGCCTGCGCCGATGCCTGCCCAAGAGCTGAGAAAAGACGGCTTTAACTGGACGTTGGCCACTTTGGTGGCGTTAACGGTATTGATTATGCAGCTTTTTTACTTGGTGTTACTGTTAAACTGAGATGACCGCATCCGTTGATTTTATCCGCGACTTTCGGGAAGCCGCGCCGTATATCCACTATTTGCGCGGCAAAACGCTGGTAGTAGGCATATCGAGCAGCCTGCTTTCCGGCCCGTCACTTCCCGCACTCGCCGCCGATTTGAACCTGATTGCCGGCTTGGGTGTGCGTTTGGTGGTGGTGCACGGTTCGCGCACGCAAATCAACGTATTGTCGGAAGCGGCCGGTATCGCGCCGCAATACCACAACGGCCGCCGCATCACCGACGAAACCGCATTGGTGTATGCCAAACAGGCTTGCGGCATAGTACGCAGCGATATCGAAGCCGCGCTTTCTTTCGGTCTTTCGCAAACCCCTTTGCGCGGCAAACCTCTGAATATTGCCGGCGGAAACTTCGTCTCGGCCCGCCCGCTCGGCGTGATAGACGGCATCGATATGGGCTACACCGGCGTAGTGCGTAAAATCAACACCGAAAACATAAGGCGAAATCTTGATGAAGGCGCGCTTGTGCTGATCAGCCCTCTGGGGCACTCGTTGAGCGGCAAAACATTCAATCTCAGCATGGGCGATATTGCAGAAAGCACAGCCATTGCCCTTCAGGCCGAAAAATTAATCTATATGGTGGAGCACGAAGGCATACTCGATGCAGGCGGCCAAGTGTTGTCCAATTTGTCTGCCCAAGAAGCCCGCAGTTTGCTGGAAAGCGGCAGCGTACACCCCGCTCAGCACCGCCTATTGCGATCTGCCGTTAACGCCGTGGAAAACGGCGTGCAGCGCACACAAATTCTCAGCGGTTCGCACAACGGCAGCCTGCTTGCCGAACTGTTTACCCGCCACGGTGTAGGCACATCGTTGGCACGCAATGCTTTTATGAGTATCCGTCAGGCGCAGAGCAGCGATATCCCCGACATAACCGCATTGGTACGCCCGCTGGAAGATCAAGGGATTCTGTTGCGCCGCAGCCGCGAATATCTCGAAAACCATATCGGTGAGTTTTCGGTTTTGGAACACGACCGCCAAATTTACGGTTGCGTTGCCCTGAAAACCTTTAGCGAAAAAACGTCGGGCGAGCTGGCCTGTTTGGTGGTATCGCCCGAAGCGCAAGACAGCGGTTACGGCGAGCTGCTGCTCGAACACCTGCTGAACCAAGCACGCAGCCGCGGCATAAACAGATTGTTTGCTTTGTCCACCCATACCGGCGAATGGTTTCTCGAGCGCGGTTTTCAGACGGCCTCTCCGGAACAGCTGCCGCTTGAACGCCAACACGAATACCATCAAAGCAAGCGGCAGTCGAAAGTGTTTGTGTATTCGATATCTTAGGGCGTATGGTGTCAATCATGAACACTATATAAATAAAATATTCAAAAAAACGGCTGTTTGTATCCATTGCACCTTGTGCCTAACGAACACCTAATTTCTACACGATATTATCTTGCGAAAATGTCTTATCCTGCCCTCGATCCGCAATCCTTGCGCTTGGTTGGGGCCGTCTGAAAAATGCTTTTGCGGCAAGCGGCACAACCGCCGCTTGTTTTGAAATACCACCGAGAAGATACACGATTTATGTTTCGCCACCCATCTATTCAGGCACGCCTTTCTGTTTTTCTTACCCTGATTATTCTCGCCACGGCGCTGATTTCAGGGGTGGTTACGTTCTACACCATGTTTGAAGAAGCAGAGGAACTGCAAGACGATATGCTCAAGCAGGCCGCGCTGCTCACCAGAAAAGACGAATTGCCCGAAGAAGCGGGTTATACCGATATCGATAACGATACCCGCGTTTACATCCAACCCGTTAACGACAACAGCCGCTTCAATATTCCGCTCGATGCCGAAGAAGGTTTTTTCGATACCACCGACAAGCAGAAAAAAAAGCCTTACCGCGCCTATATCCACCGTTATGAAGACGGTACGCTTGTGGCCTTTATCCAAGAAACCGAATTCCGCGACGACGTGGCTTACGACAGTGCTTGGTTTGCCGTGTTACCGCTGCTGGCATTGGTGCCGGTTGCCGTGTTGCTGACCATGCTGATTATCCATCTCAGCTTAAGACCGATTTCGCGTTTGTCGGAGCAGGCGGAAAACCGTAGCGATAATGACTTTTCTCCATTGTCCACCCATAAAATCCCCATGGAAATTTTCGGCTTTACCGAAGCCATCAACCATTTGTTGCAAAGAGTGGGCGAAAGCATACGCCAGCAGCAACGCTTTATTGCCGATGCCGCACACGAATTGAGATCACCGATGACGGCATTGTCTTTACAGGCGGAGCGTTTGTCGGGCAAAGGGCTGCCCGAAGATACGGCGGCATTGGTGGACGACTTGCGCGAGGGCATCCGCCGCAACCGCCGTCTTTTGGAACAACTGCTTTCTATGGCACGGGCGCAGGCACACGAAAACCATACCACCCAAAACATTAATTTGGCTAAATTCTGCCAACGTTTGGTGCAGGATTTATATCCGCTGGCAGAAGGAAAAAACATAGATTTGGGTGCAGATTGCGAAGGCAAAGAAATCTGCGTGGATGAAACCGAAATCTATACATTAATCAAAACCTTGTTGGAAAACGCCATTCTCTACACCCCCGAAAACGGCAGGGTGGATCTGACGGCGAAAGTGGACGGCCGCGGTTTGTATTTGGAAGTGGAAGATAACGGCCCCGGCATCCCGCCCGAAGAGCGCGAGCGTGTATTTGACCCGTTTTACCGCGTGCTCGGCAGCGGCACCGAAGGCAGCGGCTTGGGTTTGTCGATTGCCAAAACAATTGCGGAACGCTACGGCGGCACCATTTCTTTATCGGATTCGTCCCGCTTCGGGCAAGGTTTGAAGGTAAGTGTATGGCTGCCTCAAGGCGGTGTAAACTGCGGTTGTTAACACACGAGACTTTTGCAAAATCCCCATCTTCGGTGCACTTCTGCACTGCATCTACATCCGGGGTTTTGCAAAAGTCTTATCGTATTTTTCATTCACAAAGCATAAAATTGTCATATTGCCGTGCGCATTGAAGGGGGCATCAACAACCGTTCTGCCGCATAATATCCGCAGATGCCGTCTGAAATCTTAATCATGCCGTTCATCGCGCGATGATTTAGCTTGTTGTATTTTTTGCCTTATTTTCATTCATCGATAAGCAGAATGATTTCAGTAATTTACATACAGTAGTGTATTTTTGCATGAAAAGGCCGTCTGAAAAATTGCCCATGCCACCCTTAAGTTATTAAAATGCATTTCTTTCAACACACATCACACGCATGACCACCACCCCCTTCATTGAAATGAAAAACGTGGCGTTTGCCTATGGCGACCGCCCGATTCTTCAAAACATCAATTTCACTATCCAACAAGGTAACTTTGCAGCCGTAATGGGCGGTTCGGGCAGCGGCAAAACCACGCTGATGCGCCTGATTACCGGCCAGATTCATCCGCAGCAGGGGCAAGTGCTGGTGGAAGGGCGCGACTTGGCCAAGCTGAATGCCGAAGAGCTTTACGAACACCGCCGCCGTATGGGTGTGCTGTTCCAACACGGCGCGCTGTTTACCGATTTGTCGGTGTTCGACAATGTGGCTTTCCCGATGCGTGAGCTGACCAAACTGCCCGAAGCGGTTATCCGCGATTTGGTTATATTGAAGTTGAACGCCGTCGGTTTGCGCGGCATAGAAAAGCTGATGCCGTCTGAACTTTCCGGCGGTATGGCACGGCGCGTCGCTCTGGCCAGAACGATTGCGCTCGACCCCGAAATCATGATTTACGATGAGCCGTTTACCGGTCTCGACCCGATTTCTCTAGGTGTGATTGCCCATTTGATCAGCCGTGCCAATAAAGCTCTGCGCTCCACCAGTGTGATGGTAACGCACGATATCGAGCAATCGTTGGCGATTGTGAATCAAGTGATTTTTTTGGCACACGGCGAGATTGTGTTTTCCGGTTCGCCCGAAGAAATGCGCAGCCTCGATTCTCCGTGGGTGCAGCAGTTTATCGGCGGCCTGCCCAACGGCCCCGTGCCGTTCCGCTATCCGGCGCAAACAGATTTGCGTGAGGATTTGCTGGGTGCGAAATAAGTTGTTCAGACGGCCTGTTGTGCCGTCTGAACACACCATGATGCGAATGTGAACGCAATCAAATCTGTTTATACCGGTATCGGAAGATGCCGTAACAGTTTACACAGCGTATCTTGCCAAACGGCATGAGGCCGTCTGAAAAAGATTAATGTAAAAGAAATGATGAATTTTATCCAAACCATAGGGCGAAATACCCTTCACTTTATCCGCGCACTCGGCAGCGTGTGTCTGTTTTTTTTACAGATACTCGGCAAATCGGGCACGGCGTTAACCCGCTTTCGCTTGAGCGTGCGGCAAATGTATTTTGCCGGCGTATTGTCGGTGCTGATTATTGCCGTGTCCGGCCTGTTTGTGGGCATGGTGCTGGGCTTGCAGGGCTATACGCAGCTTTCCAAGTTCAAATCGGCCGACGTACTCGGCTTTATGGTGGCGGCAAGCCTGTTGCGCGAGTTGGGCCCCGTATTGGCGGCCATTCTCTTTGCCAGCAGCGCGGGCGGAGCAATGACCAGCGAAATCGGCCTGATGAAAACCACCGAACAACTCGAAGCCATGAACGTGATGGCCGTTAACCCCGTTGCCCGCGTTGTAGTGCCGCGCTTTTGGGCGGGCGTATTGTCGATGCCGCTGCTGGCTTCGATTTTCAATGTGGCCGGCATTTACGGCGCATACCTGATCGGCGTGCAGTATTTGGGTTTGGACAGCGGTATTTTTTGGTCGCAGATGCAGAGCAATATTTCGCTGCAATACGACGTGGTTAACGGTTTGATTAAATCGGCGGTATTCGGAGTGGCGGTTACTTTGATTGCCGTACATCAGGGTTTTCACTGCGTGCCTACCTCGGAAGGTATTTTGCGGGCAAGCACCCGAACCGTTGTTTCTTCGGCATTAACCGTGCTGGCGGTTGATTTTATCCTTACCGCACTGATGTTTACTGAATAACAGATATAACGAGTAATATGATGAAAAAGAATGTTTTGGAATTTTGGGTAGGTTTGTTTGTCTTATTGGGCGTAATCGCCGTCGGTTTTCTCGCTTTCCGCGTGGCAGGCGGCGCGGCGGTAGGCGGCGGCTCGGGGCAAACATACACGGTATATGCCGATTTTACCGATATCGGCGGTTTGAAAGTCAATGCACCGGTGAAAGCTGCCGGCGTGTTGGTCGGCCGCGTGGGCGGCATCAAGCTCGACCCTAAAACCTATCAGGCCAAAGTGAGCTTGAATTTGAACAACCAATACCAATTTAGCAGCGACGTTTCGGCACAAATTCTTACTTCCGGCCTGTTGGGCGAACAATACATCGGTTTGCAGCAGGGCGGCGACGAGGAAAATCTGGCTGCGGGTGACACCATTACCATTACCGGTTCCGCAATGGTGTTGGAAAACCTGATCGGCAAATTCATGACCAACTTCGCCGAAAAAAATTCAGGCGGTTCGGATGCCGCAGAAGCCGGAACAACACAAACCGAATAATCCGTTTATTATTTCAACAGGAAAAAAAGAATCTATGAAAAAGTCATCTTTATTCACCGCATTGGGCATGGCCGTTTTGAGCATCAATCTTGCAGTTGCCGCGCCTGCCGATGCCGTCAGCCAAGTGCGCACCAATGCCACACAAGTATTGAGCATCCTTAAAAACGCCAACGGCGGAAACGATGCCGCCGTGCGCCGTCAGGCCGAAAACTATGCCCTGCCCTATTTCGATTTCCAACGCATGACTGCGCTGGCGGTCGGCAATCCGTGGCGCGAAGCCACAGCAGCACAAAAGCAAGCATTGTCGAAAGAGTTTCAAACGCTGCTTATCCGCACCTATTCAGGCACGATGATCAAGTTCAAGAATGCCAAAGTGGTCGTTAAAGACAACCCCGTCGTAAACCGCGGCGGTAAAGAAATCATTGTGCGTGCCGAAGTTACCCCCCAAGGCGGCAAGCCCGTGAATATGGATTTCACCACTTACCAAAGCGGCAATAAATACCGTGCTTACAACGTGGCCATCGAAGGTGCGAGCTTGGTAACCGTTTACCGCAACCAGTTCGGCGAAACCATCAAGAGCAAAGGCATCGACGGCCTGATTGCCGAACTGAAATCCAAAAACGGCGGCAAATAAGCCATGGAATCCGAAGTACGCGGCGGTGTACTGCATGTGAAAGGCGAAGTAACCGTGAAAACGGTTACTTCTGCCGCTTACGGCCGCTTCGAGCAGCAATGCCGTCTTAACGAAACGCATACGGTCGATTTTTCGCAAGTGAGCCGTGCCGACTCTTCCTGCGTGTCACTGCTGCTGACTGCATTGCGCGTCAAACCGTCGTCGATAGCCTTACAGGGGCTTCCCGATTCGGTGGCGGCATTGGCCGAATTGTATGAAATCAAAGAATGGGTCAACCCATGAGTAAAAAGAATATTTGTTTAGCAGTGGCGGTTTTGGCGTTGTCTCAGCCCGTATGGGCGGAGCGCAATCCGGCCGACCCTTACGAGCCTTACAACCGTGTGATGTTCAAAATCAACGACACGGCCGATAAATATGTGCTGACACCGGTAACACGGGGTTACCGAGCCGTTACCCCCCGGCCGGTGCGCAAGGGCGTAACCAACTTTTTCGACAACTTGCGCGATGTGGTAAGCATGGGCAGCAATCTGCTGCGGCTCGACATTAAACGCGCCAGCGAAGATTTTGTGCGCGTAGGCATCAACACCACCTTTGGCCTGGGCGGTTTGATTAACATTGCCGATGCGGGCGGTATTCCCAACAACAAAAACAACTTGGGCGATACCTTTGCTTCGTGGGGTTGGAAAAACAGCAATTATTTTGTTTACCCGCTAACCGGCCCTTCTACTTTACGCGACAGTATCGGCTCAACCATCACTTATGCGTATCCGGTAAAAAACGCTATTTTTGAAACCAGCGCAGGGCGTATCGGTTCTACGGTTGTCGGTGCGGTCGATACACGCGACCGTTATCTCGATTTAACCGACAGCCTGCAAGATGCCGCAATCGATAAATATGCCTACACCCGCGATATTTTCATGAGAATGCGCGCCCAGCAAACGGGTGCCAAGTTGCCGCAAGGCAGTGAAGACGACATCGATATCGATGACTTGGTCGGTGAAGAACAGAATGCTGCCGGAACCCAAGAGTATGTGCCGGTTGAATCTGAAGCTGCCGTAACCGATCTGCCGCGCAGCAGTTTGGATGTGTCTTCGGAGCAAGCCGAACTGTTGACTTTGTGGGAACCGGAAGGCGGTATAGCCAAGCATTAAAGTCTATAAATTAAGTGTAGGAAAGCCCGGCGCTATTTACAGTATTGTTTTTTGAATACTGTAAATAGCGCCGGGCTTTTCTAAAGCGGGTTGCCAACAGGATCTATTGTCTATAAACACTTTTTGATATAAGGCCGCAAAGCAGTACGGGTAATAAGCACAGCAATGTTGTAGTAAAAAGTATTGATTGACTATATAAGCCGTCTGAAAATCAAATCACTTAAAGACCTTTCTTTTATATTTATATTTGCCTAATTTTCTACTAACTTTGAGCTTTTAATATATGCCTCATCCCATTATTTATCTCATGTGGTGAGGAGTATCATAATGTTTACCGTAAGAAGAATACTGAGCGGCGTGGCTTTTCTCATAGCCTTGTCGGTTGTGGCTGCCGTGTTTATCGGCATATTTTCATTAGGTTTTTTTGCTCCGGTTTCCGGAAAAGAAGCGGTTGCGGCGGCCGTTGCTCATACCGGCGGCTACGCAAAAGAAGTGGAATTCGAATACGATTACTACACCGGTTCTCGCTATGAAGTAGAAGTGATTGCCAACGGTTTAGAACACAATGTTATTGTGGATGCCGATAACGGCAAAGTGCTGGCCGTTAAAACCAAAAACAAAAAATACCATATTTAATCATACAGTTAAAAATAAAAACAACTAAATAAGCAACGCTGCTTACGGCAATTTGAAGCAGCAAACCATCCCGCTGAGGCATTTACGCCACAGCGGGATTTTTAATGATTTCAACATAAAAATAATATGATTCTATATAAAAAACAATACATTAAATTATTTTTCTAAAAATATCACAATCAAACAAACTTATACTGAAGTATAAAACATACACAATTTACTCAAATAAATATTCAAATTAAATTTTTCATAAATATCCAATAAGATTATTGAATATAAATATTATACCGATAAATTATTTTATCTATTAAAAATCATAATATTAATAAAATAAAATAAATTTAAAATTTATAGTTTACATATAAAAATATTAATTAAATATATTTTACATAAAAAATATAAAAATATTTGAATATCAGTTATTCATTATTAGAACCGCTCGGGATAATATCGCTGGAAAATAAAAATATCCTTAATACACGCCACCAAGAGCAATCCCGTTTTACCCCCCCTGTTACTTTATCTACTAAGGAGATTGTTATGAGCGAAAACACCAACATTCCAACCCGCAATGCCGATCCGGCCGTGGTCGTGCAAGGGACTTCTCAAGACGATGTGCTGTACGGCAGCACCGGCAAAACCGTTATTTACGGTATGGCCGGTAACGACACCATTCACGGCCAGTCCGGCATGGATACCATGTACGGCGGTCAAGGCAACGACAGCTTCTACATCAAAGGCGCAGGCGACACCGTGGTTGAAAATGCCGGCGAAGGCACCGACACTATTTACAGCAGTGTCAGCTACACTACCCCGCGCCATGTCGAGAACATTACCCTAACCGGCAATGCCCGCATCAACGGCACCGGCAACAACGAAGACAACGTGATTACCGGTAACGACAACTACAACCGTCTGAACGGCGGTCGCGGCAATGACAGCATCTACG comes from the Neisseria dumasiana genome and includes:
- the mlaE gene encoding lipid asymmetry maintenance ABC transporter permease subunit MlaE, translating into MNFIQTIGRNTLHFIRALGSVCLFFLQILGKSGTALTRFRLSVRQMYFAGVLSVLIIAVSGLFVGMVLGLQGYTQLSKFKSADVLGFMVAASLLRELGPVLAAILFASSAGGAMTSEIGLMKTTEQLEAMNVMAVNPVARVVVPRFWAGVLSMPLLASIFNVAGIYGAYLIGVQYLGLDSGIFWSQMQSNISLQYDVVNGLIKSAVFGVAVTLIAVHQGFHCVPTSEGILRASTRTVVSSALTVLAVDFILTALMFTE
- the mlaD gene encoding outer membrane lipid asymmetry maintenance protein MlaD, translated to MKKNVLEFWVGLFVLLGVIAVGFLAFRVAGGAAVGGGSGQTYTVYADFTDIGGLKVNAPVKAAGVLVGRVGGIKLDPKTYQAKVSLNLNNQYQFSSDVSAQILTSGLLGEQYIGLQQGGDEENLAAGDTITITGSAMVLENLIGKFMTNFAEKNSGGSDAAEAGTTQTE
- a CDS encoding MlaC/ttg2D family ABC transporter substrate-binding protein translates to MKKSSLFTALGMAVLSINLAVAAPADAVSQVRTNATQVLSILKNANGGNDAAVRRQAENYALPYFDFQRMTALAVGNPWREATAAQKQALSKEFQTLLIRTYSGTMIKFKNAKVVVKDNPVVNRGGKEIIVRAEVTPQGGKPVNMDFTTYQSGNKYRAYNVAIEGASLVTVYRNQFGETIKSKGIDGLIAELKSKNGGK
- a CDS encoding STAS domain-containing protein, with product MESEVRGGVLHVKGEVTVKTVTSAAYGRFEQQCRLNETHTVDFSQVSRADSSCVSLLLTALRVKPSSIALQGLPDSVAALAELYEIKEWVNP
- a CDS encoding MlaA family lipoprotein; this translates as MSKKNICLAVAVLALSQPVWAERNPADPYEPYNRVMFKINDTADKYVLTPVTRGYRAVTPRPVRKGVTNFFDNLRDVVSMGSNLLRLDIKRASEDFVRVGINTTFGLGGLINIADAGGIPNNKNNLGDTFASWGWKNSNYFVYPLTGPSTLRDSIGSTITYAYPVKNAIFETSAGRIGSTVVGAVDTRDRYLDLTDSLQDAAIDKYAYTRDIFMRMRAQQTGAKLPQGSEDDIDIDDLVGEEQNAAGTQEYVPVESEAAVTDLPRSSLDVSSEQAELLTLWEPEGGIAKH
- a CDS encoding PepSY domain-containing protein yields the protein MFTVRRILSGVAFLIALSVVAAVFIGIFSLGFFAPVSGKEAVAAAVAHTGGYAKEVEFEYDYYTGSRYEVEVIANGLEHNVIVDADNGKVLAVKTKNKKYHI